GCGTCTTCCAGATTCAGGCGGCCCGCGCGGACCAGCTCCAGGATGCGTTTCACTTTTTCTTTCATAGTGCCTCTTTTGTGGGGTGTCGTCTGGGGCAGGCGATCACGGCAGGTCCGCCTGTGCGGGGCGGTGCCCGGAAATGACCGGGTCCTGCGGCATCATCAGGACGGGCCGTCCACCCGACAGTTGCACCACCCGCCCCCCCACGTCCAGAGCCGTTTGCTGGGCCAGTTGCCGGGAATACCACTGCTCCGGCGTGACGCGCAGCGCGGCGCACAGGCGCTGCCAGAGCCTGGAGACCCGTCCTGCCCCCCGCGCGGCAACGGGCTGGTCCAGGCGGGACAGCGGGGAACGGGCCAACGGGGGGCGGGCCGAACGGGGGGAAGAGGTGAGACTCATCTTGAATCCTCCAGGGACGCGGGGTCAGGTAGGAGAAGGGCGGAAGCAGCGGACGGGTGGTGCGTGTGCTGGCGTTGCGGTGTGGGGCAGGCCGTTACTCGGTGAGCAACTTGACCTGTCCGGCGGCCACCCGGCACGACAGCGTGGCCTCGCCGCTGCCCAGTTGCCCGGCATGACGGGTGTTCATGAAGCTGCCGCTCTTGCTGGTGGCGAAGTCGGCCTTGAATGCGCCCACAGTCACGTCGGCGTCCACGCGCAGGCTGGTGCCGGGCAGCAGATGCAGGGTGGCGTTGCCGGCGTTGACCTCCACGCGGTGATCGCCGCCCGCCAGCACCCCGGCCCACCTGAGGTTGCCGCCGTTGACGCTGGCGTTCAGGCTGTGTGCACCGGTCAGCGTGAGGTTACCGCCGTTGACGCTCAGGTGCGTGGGGCCGCCCATCTCGGCGGCGGTCAGGTTGCCGCCGTTGACCTCGGCGTTCAGACTCGCGGCACGGCCCATACGGATGTTGCCGCCGTTGATCTCGGCGTGCATCTCGCCGCTCAGATCGGGCAGGGTCAGGTTGCCGCCCTCCACGGCGGCACGCACATGCCGGGGCACAAACGGCAGCGTGAGGATGGCCTTGAGGTTGCCCCAGTGGCCCCCAAAATGGTCCGCACGCTGCACCTGCCAGCCTTTCGGCGTGCCGCTCAGGCGCAACACTCCGTCCTCGCTGGCGCTCAGGTGCGGTGCGCCCAGCGAGCCGTCATGCAGAACGGTCAGGGTGTAGCCGCTGACCTTGAGGACGAGGTCCGGGGGAATGTCGCTGTCTTGGTAGGCGTCTGCCTCCGCGGGCATCTGCGCCTCGGGGGCGTCGGCGGACATGCCTTCCAACAGGCCGGCGGCCTCCTCGGCGGTGAGTTTGCCCTCGGCCACCAGACGCTGCACCTGCGAACGGAAATCCTCGGCGGGCTGTTGCTGTTCATTCATATCCGTCTCCTTGAGAGAATAGAAACATAGAACTGCTAGAATGTCAATACGGATTTCATGATCTGGATTTCAGGGAGCAAATTCTTGTCGTCTGAGACGCAAAATCAATCGTTTCCAAGATGCCACTCAATGGGATCTGCTAAATCCAATCTTCTATTCAGAGTTTCCCAGTCCGGCAACCTCGCGGGCAGGGAGGCGCCCGCCTCGCACCGCTCCCTCCTCTCCCCTATCCTTGGGGTCATGACGTTGCCCGAACTCACCCCCGCCCAGCGCACCGATGTGGAACTGCTGGCGCGTGGCAAAGCGGAAAAGAGCCGCACCCTGCGCGAACTGAACCTGCCTGAAACGCCGGAATCGGCCCACACCCTGCTGCTGCGCCTGGGCGTCTGGAGCGAGGCCAGAACGCCGTACGCCGACCGCCTGGGCGCGTCGCTAACGCACCTGACCCTGGACGTGCCGGACTTTGCTCCGGAAGACCGGCTGGACCTGACCCATCTGGCGGCCTACGCCATTGACGACGAGGGCAACCGTGACCCGGACGACGCGATAGGCATTGAGCCGCTACCAGGCGGGTTGACGCGCCTGTGGGTGCATGTCTCGGACGTGGCCGCGCTGGTGCCTCCCGACAGCCCGCTGGACATGGAAGCCCGCGCACGCGGCGCCACGCTGTACCTGCCGGACCAGACCATTGGCATGTTGCCCGACGCCCTGGTCGAGAAGACCGGCCTGGGCCTGCACGAGACCATGCCCGCGCTGTCGATCTCGCTGGATCTGGACGCCGACGGCAACGCCGACGCCGTGGACGTGGCCCTGACCACCGTGCGGGTCACGCGCCTGACCTACCAGGACGCGCAGGCCAGGCTGGACGCGGGCGAGGAGCCCTTCGTGACCCTGACCAGGCTGGCCCGCGCCAGTCAGGAGCTACGCGAGTCCGAGGGAGCGCTGAGCATTGACCTGCCCGAAGTGAAGATCAAGGCCGACGAGCACGGCGCAACC
This genomic interval from Deinococcus aerolatus contains the following:
- a CDS encoding RNB domain-containing ribonuclease, with protein sequence MTLPELTPAQRTDVELLARGKAEKSRTLRELNLPETPESAHTLLLRLGVWSEARTPYADRLGASLTHLTLDVPDFAPEDRLDLTHLAAYAIDDEGNRDPDDAIGIEPLPGGLTRLWVHVSDVAALVPPDSPLDMEARARGATLYLPDQTIGMLPDALVEKTGLGLHETMPALSISLDLDADGNADAVDVALTTVRVTRLTYQDAQARLDAGEEPFVTLTRLARASQELRESEGALSIDLPEVKIKADEHGATVTPLPKPEIRFVVQECMTLAGWATAIYADDHSIPLPFATQADPSREVRGDGLGVQWARRKTLARTRFQPSPGPHSGMGLDLYAQATSPMRRYLDLVVHQQLRAHLAGREPLDGRVVAAHIAQATLNADATRQAERLSRKHHTLRYAAAQPEREWEAVVVDRRGPQATLLIPDLAYDLPLSTPAPVGTTLRVRLVDVNLPALSARARTV